A single Pseudomonas putida DNA region contains:
- a CDS encoding helix-turn-helix domain-containing protein, whose translation MAGPILSLRHYRDELIAHSHEHPQLVFGLQGRLDFEVQGHGAKVARQGLVVVPAGAHHTCGSDAGSDCLVLDVPGEHWLHEQLGAHADASRRLLDQPGAMGLDDRQQQLVDWLAASPMDDPLIARQGAVLLLASLNPGAAAIVTPSHRLPYAAFDAHIEQHAAYPLQVADLARIAGLSSARLHARFTAECGMTPMDYIRQRRLLKARRLVKQTLLPMGEIAAQVGYSSQSAFSAAMLRAFGCPPLAMRREAGDN comes from the coding sequence ATGGCCGGCCCGATACTTTCCTTGCGCCACTACCGCGATGAGCTGATCGCCCACAGCCACGAACACCCGCAATTGGTATTCGGCCTGCAAGGTCGCCTGGATTTCGAGGTGCAGGGCCACGGCGCCAAGGTCGCCCGCCAGGGGCTGGTGGTGGTGCCCGCTGGCGCCCACCACACCTGTGGCAGCGATGCCGGCAGCGATTGCCTGGTACTGGATGTGCCCGGTGAGCATTGGCTGCACGAGCAACTGGGGGCCCATGCCGATGCCAGCCGGCGCCTGCTCGACCAGCCTGGCGCAATGGGGCTGGACGATCGCCAGCAGCAACTGGTGGACTGGCTGGCGGCGAGCCCCATGGACGACCCACTGATTGCCCGGCAAGGCGCGGTGCTGTTGCTGGCCAGCCTGAACCCCGGCGCCGCGGCCATCGTCACGCCCAGCCATCGCCTTCCCTATGCCGCTTTCGATGCGCATATCGAACAGCATGCGGCCTACCCGCTGCAGGTTGCCGACCTTGCACGTATCGCCGGCTTGTCCAGTGCCCGGCTACATGCACGATTCACCGCGGAGTGCGGCATGACGCCGATGGACTACATCCGCCAGCGGCGCCTGCTCAAGGCAAGGCGGCTGGTCAAGCAGACCTTGCTGCCGATGGGGGAGATTGCAGCGCAGGTGGGGTACAGCTCGCAGAGTGCGTTCTCGGCGGCGATGCTGCGCGCGTTTGGCTGCCCGCCGTTGGCCATGCGGCGAGAGGCTGGCGACAATTGA